One window of the Rhizorhabdus dicambivorans genome contains the following:
- the dgcA gene encoding N-acetyl-D-Glu racemase DgcA translates to MAETGGRSLAARIETWPVAGSFVIARGAKTHVDTVLVEIAEGGHVGRGEATAIYYHGESAESVRAQAQAMAGAIAAGLDRDRLLAAMPRGAARNAIDSALWDLEAKLTARPAWLLAGLAEPGPLQSAFTISLGEPARMEADARAAAAVYPLLKLKLAGEGDIDRVAAVRRGAPDARLIVDANESWTGRDVAAEAAALLPYGVELIEQPVKAGEDHLLDGVVSPIPLCADESCQDRADLARCAGRYAAINIKLDKAGGLTEALALAAEARTLGLELMVGCMLSTSLGIAPAILAAQGARWVDIDGPLLLAADRDPPVRFDRGTAFPAPPALWG, encoded by the coding sequence ATGGCCGAAACAGGCGGGCGGTCGCTGGCCGCGCGGATCGAAACCTGGCCGGTCGCCGGCAGCTTCGTCATCGCGCGCGGCGCCAAGACCCATGTCGATACGGTGCTGGTCGAGATTGCCGAGGGCGGTCATGTCGGCCGTGGCGAGGCGACCGCCATCTATTATCATGGCGAAAGCGCGGAGAGTGTCCGCGCGCAGGCGCAGGCCATGGCCGGTGCGATTGCCGCCGGGCTGGACCGCGATCGGCTGCTGGCCGCGATGCCGCGCGGCGCGGCGCGCAACGCGATCGACAGCGCGCTGTGGGATCTGGAGGCGAAGCTCACTGCCCGCCCGGCCTGGCTGCTCGCCGGCCTTGCCGAACCGGGCCCGCTTCAGTCGGCCTTCACCATCTCGCTGGGCGAGCCCGCCCGGATGGAGGCCGATGCCCGCGCGGCGGCGGCGGTCTATCCCCTGCTCAAGCTCAAGCTGGCCGGGGAGGGCGATATCGACCGGGTCGCCGCCGTCCGCCGGGGTGCGCCCGATGCGCGGCTGATCGTCGACGCCAATGAAAGCTGGACCGGCCGTGACGTCGCCGCCGAGGCGGCGGCGCTGCTGCCCTATGGGGTCGAGCTGATCGAGCAGCCGGTCAAGGCCGGAGAGGACCATCTGCTCGACGGGGTCGTCTCGCCGATCCCGCTCTGCGCCGACGAAAGCTGCCAGGATCGCGCCGATCTTGCCCGCTGCGCCGGCCGCTACGCCGCGATCAACATCAAGCTGGACAAGGCCGGCGGCCTCACCGAGGCGCTGGCGCTCGCCGCCGAGGCGCGGACGCTGGGGCTCGAATTGATGGTCGGCTGCATGCTCTCCACATCGCTCGGCATCGCTCCGGCGATCCTGGCGGCGCAGGGCGCGCGCTGGGTGGATATAGACGGGCCGCTGCTGCTCGCCGCCGATCGCGATCCGCCTGTGCGCTTCGATCGCGGAACCGCCTTTCCCGCCCCCCCGGCTCTCTGGGGCTGA